TCACGACCCGACAAGAACATCAAAGCACTTCCCATATTGATGACAATACCTACCGCAGCCACGCCAATAATTGTACTACCTGATACTGGACTAGGTTGAGCAAAACGCTGTATGGCTTCCCAGGCAACTGCGCCAGAAGCTACAAGTACGAGGATAGCGTTTAATAGAGCAGCCAAAATAGAGGAGCGACGTAACCCGTAAGTGCGGCGTGGTGTTGGTTGGCGACGACCGAGGAAGCTTGCTCCCCAGGCGAGTAATAAACCTAGAACATCACTCAAATTGTGACCAGCATCGGCAAGTAGTGCGAGGGAATTGGCAGCTAACCCATAAACAACTTCAATTACAACAAATCCAGTGTTGAGAGCAACGCTAATAATAAAGGCACGGTTGTAATTAGTCGGTTCGTGGCTGTGTCCGTGACTGTGATTGTGAGACATGAATATTGCCCTTAAAGCGTTACCAACGGTGAGAGAACTTCTAGGTTTTGACAAGTGACAAACTTATTTTTAAGCATATCTTTGACCAAGGAAAAAAATTCGGTTATTGCGCTTTCACTATCAATAACTGTAATGACAAGTGGTAGCACAGAAGACTCAATAGATGGATCTAGCTCGTTCATAGTGCGAAAAATACCATGTTTGCCATATCCAGAAATTGCTCGCATCACCGTCATCCCTGTTATTCCCTGTTGTCGAGCGATTCCCAATAGAGTTTGGTGAAGTGGTTGGTGCTGCCAACTATCAGACTCACTGATATAGATTGTTAGCTGCTTCCATTTAATTGGTTCGTGATTGTACTGTTGAACCATAACTGTTATCCTGTCGCTACCACTTGCTATTAATTATCGTTTAAAGGTAAAGCGACCATTAAATTTTTCACCTTTGACATCCGTTTGAATCACAACTTTATACTCTCCCGTTGCAATTGCAGGTAGCTTTGCTGTGTATTGCTTTTCCTCGGTATTATAAGGAACTTGTAGAGTTTTTTTAGTGCCATCTGGTAGCTGAACTTGAGCCGTGAGCTTGGCATCAGTAATTGCTTGGTCTTGCTCGCCGTGTACGCTGATATCTAAATGAGTAGAATCTTTTTCTATATCTGATTTAAACTCTAAATGATATTTGCCCGAATTTACAACTTGACTGCTAGACTTCTCTCCGCTATTGGAGTGACCACCTTTTTCATCATGGCCATGACCGTCGTTTTCATTATGCACTTCCCCAGTTTTAGCAACGGGTTCAGTCTTAGTAGATGTTTCTGTAGCTGCTGTTTTAGCAACGGGTTCAGTTTTAGTAGCACTTTCCGAGTTAGCGGCTTGATTCCCACCACTACAAGCACCCAAAAAAATTAATCCGACACTGCTAACAATTACTAAACTGGTCTTCAGAAATTTCATGAATTCAAACTCCTTGATGTTTTGTGAATTAAAAACTAATGCAGCACGTTGTAAGTAAACCACCCATTTCAAATCAATGAAACCCTTGGGGTATAGGAATTCTAATTCCTAATTCCGTTAGCGTAGTGAGGCGTAGCCCATTTCAAATTCCGCCTTGTTGTGCTAGGCTCTGGCTTCTCCTGCAATTTCTGGCTGAATGATTGGTTCAGCCTTTCTTGGCACCACAAATCTACCAAACTGGACATACAAAGCCGGAAGCACTAACAAGGTTAAAGCGGTTGAGGTAAACAATCCACCTAACACTACAACAGCTAGTGGCTGGAGGATTTCTTTTCCGGCTCCACTACCAATTACCAAGGGTGCCATACCCAAAGCCGATGATAGCGCCGTCATTAAGATAGCAGCCAACCTTTCTACTGACCCTTCCATCAAAGCCTGTCGCAGAGGCTGTCCTTCTGCCATCCTAGAATTGTAGTTCTCAACAAGTAATAGTCCATTGCGTGTAGCAACGCCGAATAAGGTAATAAATCCTACCATTGAAGCTACAGAGAGAATACCACCAGTTAAAGCGATGGAAATGACTCCACCCACTAAGGCTAAGGGCAAGTTTATCAAGATCATGATGGTGGCAGGAATCGACTTGACAGCAAAGTAAATCAAGACTGCGATCGCCACAAATGCTAATCCCCCAGCCGAAAGTAAAGTTTTCGTCGCTCCCTCTTGCGCTTCAAATTGACCACCGTATTCAATAAAATATCCAGAGGGTAATTGCACCTGTTGCTTAACTCTGTCCCGAATATCCTTAATTACAGAACCTAAATCTCGTCCAGCCACATTGCTGGATACGACAATATAACGGGAGACGTTTTCGCGGTTGATGGTATTGGGGCCTGTACCATAGTTGATTTTTGCGACTTGGGCTAAGGGAATTTTTTGTCCGTTGGGTGTATCAACTAACAAATTACCGATAATTTCAATATTGTTACGGTATTTCTCTTGCAACCAAACCACCATATCAAAGGTTTGTTGTTGCTCCAATACTTGGGAAACGACTCGCCCATTCAGTGCAGTTTCTATTATCTCTGACAATTCGCCAATAGTTAAACCATAGCGGGCTGCTGCATTGCGGTCGAATTGAATTTGTACCTGTTTAATTGGTACTTGCGGTTCTAGTTGCAAATCTACTAGACCCGAAACACCGCCCATAGCTGATTGTACTTGTTGACCAAGGGTGCGGAGTTCTTCCAAATCGGGGCCAAAAATTTTCACAGCGATCGCACTCCGTACCCCAGAAAGCACTTCATCCATCCGGTGCGAAATAAACCCGCCGATATTGGGAACGACTCCGGGAATTTTATCAAATTCTTTACGAATCATTTCAATTGTTTTTTCTCGATCTTTTCCCCCCTCCTCGCTAAGTTGGACATCTATTTCCGCCCCGTTTACACCAGCCACCTCAGTATCCCCTACAGCCCGCCCAGAGCGCAATTGAGCCGTTTCAACCCCAGGATTTTTTTTCAGGGCTTCTTCGATCACTATGCCTACTTGATTAGTCGCATTCAGAGATTGACCAGGCATTAAAACTGCGGCGATTACCAAAGAGCGGTCTTGGAATTCTGGTAAAAAAACTTGCCCTAACGAGAGTAGAATCATCGTTGAAGCCACAAAAGCAGCGATCGCACCTGTCAAAATAATCTTGGGGCGACGAATAGAAAATTTCAAAAGTGGACGATACAAACGATGGGAAAATCGTTCAACCCAAGTTTCTGTACTTGGTAAACGCCGATTTACTAGCAAAAGGGCGCACAGTGCTGGAGTCAATGTCAGTGCTACTAAGGTAGAAGCGCCAATTGACAGCAAATAAGCTACAGCCATCGGTGTAAAAATCCGACCTTCTACACCAGAAAGAGCAAAAATTGGTGCAAAGACGACTGCAATAATGATTGTCGAGAACAGTACGCTTACCCGCACCTCCACTGAGCCATTAAAAACAACTTGCAGTGGTGGTACAGGATTGCCTGCTATTTGGTTTTCTCGCAAACGGCGGTAGACATTCTCCATATCGACAATTGCATCATCCACCACCGAACCAATCGCAACAACAAGTCCGCCCAAAGTCATTGTATTGATACCTTGTCCCGTCCAATTCAGGATCATCATTCCCAACAACAAAGACACGGGAATCGCACTCAAACTAATAATCACCGTGCGCCAGTTCATCAGAAATAAAATCAAGATGACACAAACGATGATTGTGCCATCGCGCAAAGCTTCTTCAACGTTTTTGAGCGAGGCTTCGATAAAATCTTCCTGACGGAAAGTAGTTGTAATTTTGACATCTTTGGGCAGACCGGCTTGAATTTCCTCCATTGCTTTTTCAGCTGCCTTCGTTACTTTTGGCGTATCTGCTGCTGGCTGTTTGTTGACTGTCAAAATTACCGCTTTTTTACCCGCAAAACTACCATCACCGCGTTTGAGTGCTGCACCAATTTGTACATCCGCCACTTGTTCCAACAGGATTGGCGTGCCATTTTTGGCTTTAATTACTGATTTCTTTAGCTGTTCAATAGATTCAATCCGTCCAACCCCTCGCACCAATGTCTCTTGGTCAGGAGTAATTAAAAATCCCCCTGGTGCATTGGCGTTGGATGCTTGTGCTGCTTTGGTGACATCATCAAGGGAAACATTAAACGCTTTCAATTTATCTGGGTTTACCAACACTTGATACTGACGCTCATCCCCACCAAATATGACGACATTACTTACGCCAGGGACAGCAAGCAGGCGGTTTTTCACTTGCCAGTTGACAATCCGCCAGACCTCCATCATCGGAGTGGTTTCAGAAGTAAAGGCATATTTGACAGTCCATCCCAAGGGTGAACTAACAGGCAGAACCTCTGGGTTTTCCACACCTTGCGGTAGTTGACTGCGTGCTTGTTGCAACCGTTCCGTTACCAATTGGCGGGCGCGATAAATTTCTGTATCCAAGCTAAAAGTCGCTCTCACAGATGAAAGACCGACAGCTGAGGCAGAACGCAATGTTTCTAGTCCAGGAGTGCCGTTAATCACACTTTCTATCGGTCGAGTAACTAGGGATTCAACCTCCTCTGGTGCAAGTCCTGGGGCTTCGGTCATAATTTCCACTTGCGGAGGAGCAAAGTTGGGAAATACATCCAGTGGCATTTGCGTCAGGACGAGAAAGCCCCAAACTGATATGAGGATAGAAGCAATAACCACTAGCCAGCGTTGAGCGATCGACCATTTAACAATAGAATTAAGCATTAGTGAGAAAGATAAAGTTTTACTGAGGATGAGTCAGCATTAACTTTCTCTAGGATGACAGACTAGAATGAAATTCAGGTGAAATTTGTACAAGGAAGAGTGTGAGCGATGAGATACGCTCCATCGTAGGCGCGATTCCTTTACTCCTTTTTTAAAATCCATAACTAATTATCATTGGGCTATTGAACATCAATGAGTTGCTGTAAATGAGTCAGCTAAACGTTAAAATAATGAGGCTATTTGTGTAATTCTCATATTTTTTGGATTAGGTTGAGCAGCAGAGGTAAGTAATGGCAAAAGCAAAACGTAGCGGGGGAAAAGGGTTTGGTAAACCACCTAAGCCACCATATCTCAATAGCTCATTAGATTTTGAAGAATTAGTTAATGGCAATCAAATTTTGTTAGTGAACATAATCACCGACGATACTAAAGGGATTGGAGATGCCTTTACATTTATAAAATATAACGATCTTGCTAAAGAGTCATCAGATTTTAGGTCAGCTATTGCCACCGCATTTGACTCCTCATTGATTAGACTGGCGAAGCGGCGACGAAATGAAGAGGGTAAGGGTTTACTAACTCTAACTCCAAAACATTATCGTCAAGAATGGGGACTTAGTGATAGCTCTGACGGTGAAATAGTTTTTAATTGGTGGACTTTACCAGAGTTGAAAGTTGCTCAAGAACGAAGCTACATATTTGGTGGAACGCGAATTCTTGCCAGATTAATAGAACCTCTAATTATGTATTCTCAAGAAAGGTTTCCGGTTATCTATCATGCTGTTCCATATACAAGTGGAAATGACCAAGTAAATTATGTGCATCTCATGTTTACTGTTTCACTCAATTCGAGCAAAGCACAGGAAATTCTTAGTATCAACATAATTGAACGTGAAACCACACCTTTAACAGAACTTTTACCTCCTAGTTCCTAAAAAGTCATTTAAAAACAAAAACACTATGTCTAAAATCCGCATTGGCAATACTGTAGTTAAAAGTAATGAAAAATTAAGACAAATACAATCACAAGTTTTTACTAGTTATGGCTATCAAAAAGTAAACGATTTTTTGCTCAATGATAGCAGAGATTTTAGAGTTGTATTTGATATGTTATGGGAAAAATATCAGAATCAGCCCCCAAAATTTTATGATTCTACTCTGATAAAGGTACTAGAGAAATCGAAATCATTTAAAAAGTTTATATTAGCTGTTAATATGCAAACAATTTCTCAGATGAAAATCCCTTTTGATAAATTTTATATACCGTGTTTAAAACAATGTTATCAAGATTATGAAACTCATAAAGAAACGGGTGCGAGGGGTTGGGTAGTCGGTGTTATTCCTTTTCTCGGTGCTACTTACCCTGAACATCGAAAATTTTTATCAAATTTGATTGACTCTTTAGATATTACAGAAAATATTAATTCAGGAAGAATTATCTATTTAGATAAGCATCTAGCTCTAACTTATAAACAAGATGATGCGAAAAACCAAGCATTAGGAGAACTGTTGTTTGCGGCAAGACATTCCGAAGATTTATGGTCTTTTAACCAAACAGATGTTTTTGTACCCGTAAGATCCTTTCGTCAAGCTAAAATTGCTTTAGCTAATTACCACGGTAAGCCCCGAAAAGGACAATTAGTAGGAAACGACTCTGCACGTTTTTCTAGATTTTTAGGCTTAGATATTAAAGATAATTATGCCTATATGTCTGGATATGAAGAATTAGTTAATTATAGAGGAAAAGGATTCCAAAAATGATAATCGGCGTTCTTGAATCAAGAGTCATGTAGGTAGAGTGGGTATCCTGAAGCCTGGAAATAAAACACGTTATCAGAGTACATCAAAATATTACAAACTAAAACCACCTAATTAATAAGTGTTGGGTTGAGCATAGCTCAACCCAAAATTCTATTTTAGAAAGTGAAAGTTGTTCTCAATGTACCAATCACAGCATCATTGTTATTGTTAGCAGATTGACCAGGATTAGTTAACCAAATTACACCAGGAGTAATAGAAATGTTGTCACTAATGCGATATCTATAAAAGCCTTCAATGTGATAGGGTTTATCTCCGTTGTTACTACCTAAATATGGTTGCGCTCCTGCAAAAATCCCTAAAAGATTGCCCTTCTTGCCAAAGTCGGGTAAAGCTACACCCAATCCATAGCTCCAAACTTCATCGTTATCGTTAGCTCCAAAGCCTGTAATATTACTGTGGAGTGCAAACCCACTAATTGACAGTTTATCGCTAGGTCTGAAAGCTGCTTCAAAGCCATAAGAATTACTTACAAATGGATTGCCACCACCGACAAAATTAGCTTGTGAAGTCCCAACTACAGCAGCACTTACCGAACCAGCATCAAATAAAGCACTATTTGCACCATGATAACCGTGAACGTAGGTTGCAGCCAAGGTCAGGCGATCGCCAACGTTAAGATTCAACTGTGCTAAAGCTGCATAGTTACCGTCTAATAAACCTGAGCCTGGACTGGGATTATTTGCTTCAGATCCTAAATAACCCAAAGTTAATGAAGGTTTGAAGTTACCACTACCAAATGGGACATTAACACCAATTCCTGCACCGCCACCGATGCGATAGATAGGACTTTCGGAAGCAAAGGTAGATAAAGCACCGTTACCACCATCAAAGTCTTCAAAATAAGGGTTAACGGTGGGAACATAATCGCTTTGAATACCTCCAGTAGCAGCTACATAAACTTGAGAGTTGCCAACAGGGAAGTAATACGCTAACCAATCTATAAAAGCACTATTATTACTACCAAGAAACAAGTTAAAAGTTTGAGTGCCTTCAGCAGTGCCATTGGGTAAAGATAATGGAGTAGCATTACCGGCTGCAATCCGAGTGTGCAGGGTATCTTTACCCGTAAAACTAGTTTGCAAGTCTAAACGCACCCGGTTTTGGAAAACGGTATTGTTATTATCATTGTTGCCAAAACTATCCGTAACCGCAAAAACCGCTTCACCTACTAGCTTTGTGGTGGTCGAAAACTGATTAGCTTCCAACTCAGCCGTGCGTGCTTCCAACGCATCTACTCGACCTCTGAGTGTTGCAAGTTCCGCAGAAAATTCTTCTTGTAAACGCTGTAGGGTAGCTAAATCCTCTTTCGTCACCAAATCAGTAGTTGCTGTAGCAATCAGTTCATTAACTCTATCCAAACAAGCATTCAAACCTGCCGCAAATTCATAACGAGTTAAGGCACGATTCCCCCGGTAAGTACCGTTGGGATAACCTGCAATACAACCATATCGCTCAACAAGAGATTGCAAGGCTTGAAAAGCCCAGTCTGTTGGTTGTACATCCGAAAATTGGGAAACTGATGTAACTTGAGATAGTGAAGTTTGATTATTGGCTTCAAGATTGTATTGGTTTATTTGTGAAAAAACGTTTTCGTCAGCGTTTGTTTGAGCAAGTAACGGCTGATGAGTTTGTGATGGCTGTTGTTGGCTGTCAGCAGCAATGGCACTAGCTGAGATAGCAAAAGTTACTCCCAAAAATGCTGGGCTGAATATCAGTGTTTTCCACAATAGATTCGACATATTATTTTTCCTCACACCCTCTTGTAATGATGACGTGAATGCTAATACCAAAACGTATTATTTGCTACTTTAACGCCATTTTAATTTTATAATCAATACCTTCACCAATTTGCAAAATATAGGGCTGAAAGCCAATAAAATCGTTACGAGATGAATAGGGTTTCAGGATTTTGGCACAGGTATTGATAATGTATCGTGTCAATCTAGCTTAGAAGTAAGTTATTTTGCTGATAAATTCTAATTTAGTTCACTAACTTAAAAATTTGTAACTATTTATCTGGGTTTACCAGCACTTGATACTGACGCTCATCCTCACCAAATATGGCAATATTACTTACACTAGGAACAGCCAACAGGTGGTTTCTCACTTGCCAGTTGACACTACAAGCTTTCAAAATTAAGGAGTATCAGTCAGCTAGATAGCTGCGTGAGTTAAACCCATATCTTCGTAGAAGCGTGAGAGCTTGTTTTTCCAGTTGTCGCACTCGTTCTCGACAAATACCTATCCGTTGACTAATCTGTACTAGGGTCAGTTCGCATCCACCTGCTAAACCAAAGCGCAAGATTAATACTTCCTTTTGCTGGGGAGTCAGCTTTGCTAATAGTTTGTGAACATCTTGATAGAGCAATTCTCGCTCCGTGTAGCGTTCGGGAGACATTCCATCATCCTTCAGCATATCCTGCAATTGAGTACCCTGCTCAGATCCAATTCCCATATCTAAGGAAACAGGTTGACGAGCAAACTGCAAACATTCTCGAATCTGTCTGGGTTCTAGATTAAGCGCTTGGGCAATTTCAGTCACGTCGGCAGTGTGACCAAGCTTTTGAGATAACTCTCGCTGAACACGTTTAATTTTGTTCAGCTTATCAGCCATGTGAATGGGTAAACGAATAGTGCGGGATTGTTGTGCGATCGCTCGTGTAATTCCCTGACGAATCCACCAGTAAGCATAAGTAGAAAACTTGTATCCAAGAGTTGGATCAAATTTCTCTACCCCTCGTTCTAGCCCCAATGCACCTTCTTGAATTAAGTCTAGAAACTCAATATTGCGTTTCTGGTATTTTTTAGCAATAGACACCACTAACCGCAGATTAGCCTGAATCATCTTCTGCTTGGCAATTTGTCCTTGACTTAGTTGTTGCAGCAGCATATCTTCTTCCAACTGCATCTTGTCAGCCCATTCTTGCCGAGTGGGTTCACGCTGTAATTTTTCAGATAGTTCTTCCTTCGCAGTTAGCATCACCATCATTTGCTGAACTTGTTTAGCAAAAAAAATTTCTTGCTCATGAGTTAAAAGAGGTATACGTCCAATTTTATGAAGATAGATACGGACTGCATCTGCTGTAGATGAAAATTCGTTATTCTTGCTCTTCACTTTAGTTGGTTGGGATGCTGAATTAGGCATGAATAGATTATCCTCCATTGAATAAATTTAAATGTTTATAAAATCATAAATAAACACAGATTAATCGAGATGATAAATTTCTACATTTTGGTAAATTCAGGTAATTTACTAATGAAATTTTCAGCGCAAATTCAAATCTCTGAATTGTTTTTATGGCAACTTTGGTTTTGTTTTTTTATTAATGCTATTTTTGTGATTAATTCTGCATCTAACAACTGAGTAAAATTTGTAAAATACTCAATTAATAGGCTCAAAACGTCCTAAAAAAGTAGGTCGGGGACGGGTAATGTCAACTTCCCACAAAGCCTTGACATTCGCTAACATTTCCCTCACTAAATCGGGAATCATTCCTCGTAATCCATAAATTTCTATATCTGGAGTTCCTAAACCAACTGTCTTTAGTCCTAATTGACGACAGGTGTAAACAGTGCGGGGAAGATGATAATTTTGAGTTATGACAACAGCTTTATGTACACCAAAAACCTTATGAGCGCGATAACAACTCTCATAAGTGCTGAAACCTGCATAGTCTAAGGTAATGTTCTTCATCGGTACACCCAATTCATGGGCATATTTTTGCATAGACCTGACTTCATTATAGGAAACTTTGCTGTTATCTCCTGTCATCAAAAGTTTACTAATCTTTCCCATTTTATAAAGTTTGACAGCAGCTTCTACACGGTCTGACAACATGGGTGTGGGATTACCATTGGGAAGAATTCCTGCACCGAATACTATTGCAACCTGTTCTTTTGGGACTGATTCTGGTTGAATGTAGCGGGAGCCATTCGTCATTAAACCTATATAAGTTGTTGCTATTAAAGGTTTTGCTAATACACTAATTACTAAACCTAACAAAATCCATCGCAGGTGATGGAACAACTTGAAATATTTTTTCCCTACAATTTTTTCAAAAAATCTCATATAAGTGATGTTTTACAGAGTATTTCTTTTGAGCAGCAACACACACTGTCGAAAGTTTATGTGTATCCTAAATTACTTCTTGTAGAGGAGTCTACTTTGATTTATAAACTTATTTGCGTAGGTAAGTTACAGGTGACAGGAAACAGGGAAAAAACGATGACAAGTATACTGATTTATTTTAAATCAAATACGAGTCTTATACTATCAGCCAGTAAAACAAATCACTGGCTGTACTTTAGCAAAATTACTGTCACATCTGTGCTTAACTTAGTGATGCTAATTAATTCTCCAACACCACCCCAGCTACCTTTCCATTTTCTACAACAACCGCACTTCTCTTAGGTAACAAATACTTACCAAACTTAGAATATAAAGCAGGTAAAACTAGCAAAGTTAACGCGGTAGAAGTAAATAAACCACCCAAAACCACTATCGAAAGTGGTTGTAAAACTTCCTTACCTGGACCCACTGCAATTACTAACGGTACTAATCCCAAAGCTGATGTAAAGGATGTCATCAAAATAGCATTGAGTCGTTCCATTGACCCGGTTATAATAATTTCTTGTAACGACATTCCGCTAGAAAATTTAGTAGTGTAATTGTCTACTAAAAGTAGTCCGTTGCGAGTAGCTACACCAAATAAAGTCACAAAACCTACCAAAGAAGCGACTGAAACAACGCCCCCTGTTAGTGCCACAGCAATTACACCTCCGACTAAAGCGATGGGCAAGTTAATCATAATCATTGCTGTAGAAGCAATGGATTTGACAGAAAGATACATTAATACCGTAATCACTACGAAGGAAATAGCACTGAAAATTAAAATATTTTGTGAGGCTCTTTCTTCGGCTTCAAATTGACCGCCATACTGAATAAAGTATCCAGAGGGCAATTGCACTTGTGCCTTGACTTTGTTTTTAATTTCATTGACTACTGATCGCAAATCTTTGCCTTTAGCATTAGCAGATACTACAATTAGACGGGAGACATTTTCCCTGTTAATAGTATTTGGTCCAGTGCCATAGACAACTTTAGCCACGTTAGCTAAAGGAATTTTATTTTCCCCTTCATTTCCACCTTGGGAAGAGGTATCAACTAACAAATTTTCAATCGTTTGTAAATTATTACGGTATTCTGGCTGTAACCAGACAATTAAATCAAAACTTTGTTGCTTATCCAAAACTTGCGATACTACTTTACCATTGAGCGCAGTTTCGACAAGTTCAGATAGTTGCCCAACTGTTAAACCATAACGTGATGCGGCAACACGGTCAAATTTTATTTGAATTTGTTCGATAGGAACTTGCGGTTCTAATTGTAAATCTACAAGCCCAGACACAGATGACATTGCACTTTCAACTTGTTGACCAATTTGGCGGAGTTCTTCTAAATCTGCTCCAAATATTTTCACAGCAATTTGACTTCTGACTCCAGATAATATTTCATCAATTCTGTGAGAAATAAATCCACCAATATTTGCAGCAGCACCAGGTACTTTATTAAATTCTTCCCGCAACCATTCTACTGTTTCTTTACGCTTTTCCATTCCTTTGTCACTCAGACCAATATCAAGATGACCAAGATTTACGGGTGCTGCATCTGGATCACTAGGGGCGCGTCCTGCCCGTAACTGCACATATTTTAACCTGGGATCATCTTTGAGTTTATTCTCCAGCACAAAGGCAGCACTGTTAGTAGCTTCTAAAGATGAACCTGGATAAAGAGCTAAAGTATTGACCAAAGTTGATTCTTGAAATTCTGGTAAAAAAGCCCGTCCCAAAGCTGGAAAAATCACCATTGCCGCTATCATCCCCGCCACAGCCACGGAGATAATGATCATGGGACTGTGGATAGCAAAATTTAAACAAGGATAATACAACCGCTTGAAAATTCGGGGTATTAATGGTTCCTTTAAGGGCATTTTTCCGTGTGGAAGTAAGATTGCACACAAAGCCGGACTCAATAGTAATGATTCTAAACTAGAAACCATAACCACCACTAAATAAGTCATTCCCATTGGTCCAAAAATTCGGCCTTCTACACCTGCGAGGGCAAATATTGGAGAAAAGACGACAATAGTAATTAAAGTTGCACCAAGGAGAGATTCTCGGACTTCTTGTCCCCCTTCAAAAATGACTTCTAGTACCGGACGCGGATTGGCAGAATGTTTATTTTGGCGGAGGTTGCGATAAGTATTTTCTGCATAGACAATGGCATCATCAATTGCTGTCCCAATGGCGATCGCTAATCCGCCTAAAGTCATAGTGTTTAGCCCCAAGCCTAGCCAGGATAATATTTGTAAGGAGAACACAAAAGTCAAAACAAAATCTAACAAGCAAAGTGATAGAGTCCGCCAATTCATCAAAAAGGGAATGAGGATAAGTGCGGCAATAATACTACCTTCCACCAAAGCTGATCTAACATTTTCTACTGAAGCATCAATATAATCAGCTTGACGGAAGGTTGCATTTACTTTAATTCCTTTCGGTAAACCTGCTTCTAGCTCAGATATTGCGGCTTCAATCGCACGGGTGACGGTGGGAGTATCAGCTAGAGGTTGCTTATTCACCATCACTACTACAGCATCTTTGCCATTTAAGCTGCCATCGCCTATCTTAATCGCACCGCCAATTTGAATTTCGGCAACATCTCCCAAGCGCACAGGCGTTCCTTGACGGGCAAAAATTACAGATTGTTTTAAATCATCCAAGGATTCAATTCGGCCAATTCCCCGAATCAGAGTTTGCTTGTCAGGGCTGATTAAAAAGCCACCAGGAGCATTGACATTTGCTCCCTGTACTGCCTCAGATACTTGCTGTAAGGATACATTAAAAGCTCTAAGTTTATTCGGATCTACTAATACTTGATACTGACGTACATCACCGCCATACACTAGCACTTGACTAACGCCAGGAACTGCTAAAAGGCGATTTGTAACTTGCCAATCAACGATTCGGCGTACTTCCATCAAGTCGATTTTGGATGTTGGGTTTTGGGTGGATGTTTCTCCTTTCTGCCCCTCCTCTTCCACTGTGAAAGCATATTTTAATAC
This sequence is a window from Anabaena cylindrica PCC 7122. Protein-coding genes within it:
- the sigB gene encoding sigma-70 family RNA polymerase sigma factor SigB, producing MPNSASQPTKVKSKNNEFSSTADAVRIYLHKIGRIPLLTHEQEIFFAKQVQQMMVMLTAKEELSEKLQREPTRQEWADKMQLEEDMLLQQLSQGQIAKQKMIQANLRLVVSIAKKYQKRNIEFLDLIQEGALGLERGVEKFDPTLGYKFSTYAYWWIRQGITRAIAQQSRTIRLPIHMADKLNKIKRVQRELSQKLGHTADVTEIAQALNLEPRQIRECLQFARQPVSLDMGIGSEQGTQLQDMLKDDGMSPERYTERELLYQDVHKLLAKLTPQQKEVLILRFGLAGGCELTLVQISQRIGICRERVRQLEKQALTLLRRYGFNSRSYLAD
- a CDS encoding iron uptake porin, whose translation is MSNLLWKTLIFSPAFLGVTFAISASAIAADSQQQPSQTHQPLLAQTNADENVFSQINQYNLEANNQTSLSQVTSVSQFSDVQPTDWAFQALQSLVERYGCIAGYPNGTYRGNRALTRYEFAAGLNACLDRVNELIATATTDLVTKEDLATLQRLQEEFSAELATLRGRVDALEARTAELEANQFSTTTKLVGEAVFAVTDSFGNNDNNNTVFQNRVRLDLQTSFTGKDTLHTRIAAGNATPLSLPNGTAEGTQTFNLFLGSNNSAFIDWLAYYFPVGNSQVYVAATGGIQSDYVPTVNPYFEDFDGGNGALSTFASESPIYRIGGGAGIGVNVPFGSGNFKPSLTLGYLGSEANNPSPGSGLLDGNYAALAQLNLNVGDRLTLAATYVHGYHGANSALFDAGSVSAAVVGTSQANFVGGGNPFVSNSYGFEAAFRPSDKLSISGFALHSNITGFGANDNDEVWSYGLGVALPDFGKKGNLLGIFAGAQPYLGSNNGDKPYHIEGFYRYRISDNISITPGVIWLTNPGQSANNNNDAVIGTLRTTFTF
- a CDS encoding DUF190 domain-containing protein, coding for MVQQYNHEPIKWKQLTIYISESDSWQHQPLHQTLLGIARQQGITGMTVMRAISGYGKHGIFRTMNELDPSIESSVLPLVITVIDSESAITEFFSLVKDMLKNKFVTCQNLEVLSPLVTL
- a CDS encoding CusA/CzcA family heavy metal efflux RND transporter, whose product is MLNSIVKWSIAQRWLVVIASILISVWGFLVLTQMPLDVFPNFAPPQVEIMTEAPGLAPEEVESLVTRPIESVINGTPGLETLRSASAVGLSSVRATFSLDTEIYRARQLVTERLQQARSQLPQGVENPEVLPVSSPLGWTVKYAFTSETTPMMEVWRIVNWQVKNRLLAVPGVSNVVIFGGDERQYQVLVNPDKLKAFNVSLDDVTKAAQASNANAPGGFLITPDQETLVRGVGRIESIEQLKKSVIKAKNGTPILLEQVADVQIGAALKRGDGSFAGKKAVILTVNKQPAADTPKVTKAAEKAMEEIQAGLPKDVKITTTFRQEDFIEASLKNVEEALRDGTIIVCVILILFLMNWRTVIISLSAIPVSLLLGMMILNWTGQGINTMTLGGLVVAIGSVVDDAIVDMENVYRRLRENQIAGNPVPPLQVVFNGSVEVRVSVLFSTIIIAVVFAPIFALSGVEGRIFTPMAVAYLLSIGASTLVALTLTPALCALLLVNRRLPSTETWVERFSHRLYRPLLKFSIRRPKIILTGAIAAFVASTMILLSLGQVFLPEFQDRSLVIAAVLMPGQSLNATNQVGIVIEEALKKNPGVETAQLRSGRAVGDTEVAGVNGAEIDVQLSEEGGKDREKTIEMIRKEFDKIPGVVPNIGGFISHRMDEVLSGVRSAIAVKIFGPDLEELRTLGQQVQSAMGGVSGLVDLQLEPQVPIKQVQIQFDRNAAARYGLTIGELSEIIETALNGRVVSQVLEQQQTFDMVVWLQEKYRNNIEIIGNLLVDTPNGQKIPLAQVAKINYGTGPNTINRENVSRYIVVSSNVAGRDLGSVIKDIRDRVKQQVQLPSGYFIEYGGQFEAQEGATKTLLSAGGLAFVAIAVLIYFAVKSIPATIMILINLPLALVGGVISIALTGGILSVASMVGFITLFGVATRNGLLLVENYNSRMAEGQPLRQALMEGSVERLAAILMTALSSALGMAPLVIGSGAGKEILQPLAVVVLGGLFTSTALTLLVLPALYVQFGRFVVPRKAEPIIQPEIAGEARA